The Pedobacter mucosus genome window below encodes:
- the guaA gene encoding glutamine-hydrolyzing GMP synthase, with translation MQEKIIIVDFGSQFTQLIARRVRELNIYCEIYPFNNLPEIDEDVKGIIFSGSPYSVRQEDAPQIDLTKYHLKYPLLAVCYGAQYIAQQSGGQVQASSTREYGRANLNFVNQENKLFKGINIDSQVWMSHGDTITEMPADAELIASTDSVKVAAYHIKDSDTYAIQFHPEVTHSTDGKILLENFLVDICGCSQDWTSAAFIETTIAELKETLGNDKVVLGLSGGVDSSVAAVLLHQAIGTNLHCIFVDNGLLRKDEYEQVLEQYKHMGLNIKGIDAKDRFLSQLAGLKDPELKRKAIGRVFIEVFDDAAHEVTGVNWLGQGTIYPDVIESISVNGPSATIKSHHNVGGLPDFMKLKVVEPLKTLFKDEVRRVGKALGIDDVILGRHPFPGPGLAIRILGDVTAEKVEILQQADAIYINELKSAGLYDKVWQAGAIFLPVQSVGVMGDERTYENVICLRAVESVDGMTADWCHLPYDVLAKISNEIINKVKGINRVVYDISSKPPATIEWE, from the coding sequence ATGCAAGAAAAAATCATTATCGTTGATTTTGGTTCGCAATTTACACAACTCATAGCCCGAAGAGTTCGCGAACTAAATATTTACTGTGAAATTTATCCGTTCAATAACCTTCCAGAAATTGACGAAGATGTAAAAGGTATTATCTTTTCTGGTAGCCCTTATTCTGTTCGTCAGGAAGATGCTCCTCAAATAGACTTAACAAAATATCATTTAAAATATCCATTATTAGCCGTTTGTTATGGAGCACAATACATTGCTCAGCAATCTGGTGGTCAAGTTCAGGCTTCGTCTACTCGCGAATATGGTCGTGCAAATCTTAACTTTGTTAATCAAGAAAATAAATTATTTAAAGGTATCAATATAGACTCTCAGGTTTGGATGAGTCATGGTGATACCATTACTGAAATGCCTGCTGATGCTGAATTAATTGCCAGTACGGATAGTGTAAAAGTAGCCGCATATCACATTAAAGATTCGGATACCTATGCAATTCAATTTCATCCAGAGGTTACCCATAGTACTGATGGAAAAATCCTTTTAGAAAATTTCTTAGTAGATATTTGTGGTTGTAGTCAAGATTGGACTTCAGCAGCTTTTATTGAAACTACGATAGCAGAATTAAAAGAAACTTTGGGTAATGATAAAGTTGTTTTAGGCTTATCTGGTGGCGTTGATAGTAGTGTTGCAGCGGTTTTGTTGCACCAGGCAATAGGCACAAATTTGCATTGTATCTTTGTTGATAACGGCTTATTGCGTAAAGACGAGTATGAGCAAGTGCTTGAACAATACAAGCACATGGGTTTGAATATAAAAGGTATTGATGCTAAAGATCGCTTTTTAAGTCAACTTGCTGGATTGAAAGACCCAGAACTAAAACGTAAAGCAATTGGACGTGTTTTTATAGAAGTTTTTGATGATGCAGCGCATGAAGTTACGGGCGTAAATTGGCTCGGACAAGGAACGATTTATCCTGACGTGATCGAATCGATTTCTGTTAATGGACCGTCAGCTACGATAAAATCTCATCATAACGTAGGTGGCTTACCAGATTTTATGAAATTAAAAGTGGTTGAGCCTTTAAAAACCTTGTTTAAAGATGAGGTTCGCAGGGTAGGTAAAGCCTTAGGAATTGATGATGTTATTTTAGGACGTCATCCTTTTCCTGGTCCTGGATTAGCCATTAGAATTTTAGGCGATGTAACTGCAGAAAAAGTTGAAATCCTTCAGCAAGCTGATGCTATTTACATCAACGAATTAAAGTCTGCCGGATTATATGATAAAGTTTGGCAAGCTGGGGCAATCTTTTTGCCAGTTCAATCTGTTGGTGTAATGGGTGATGAGCGTACCTATGAAAATGTAATTTGCCTCCGTGCAGTAGAATCAGTTGATGGTATGACTGCAGATTGGTGCCATCTACCTTATGATGTTTTGGCGAAGATTTCAAATGAAATCATTAACAAAGTTAAGGGAATAAATAGAGTGGTTTATGACATTAGCTCTAAACCGCCTGCAACTATAGAATGGGAGTAA
- a CDS encoding deoxycytidylate deaminase encodes MTIKPSFDTIFMNLATELATRSHCVRAHVGAVLTKDTRIISIGYNGPPAGTHNCDEEWPEHGCARDSKGSCSLALHAEENAILYASKNGSKIEGCTLYTTLSPCIACARLILSSGIKLVYYSKSYAAYKGLASDEGVDFLRKFGVEVKLMES; translated from the coding sequence ATGACCATTAAACCAAGTTTCGATACTATTTTTATGAATTTGGCAACTGAGCTTGCTACTCGATCTCATTGTGTACGAGCACATGTCGGTGCGGTTTTAACAAAAGATACCAGAATCATTTCTATCGGTTATAATGGTCCTCCGGCGGGTACACATAATTGCGATGAAGAATGGCCGGAACATGGTTGCGCAAGAGACAGCAAGGGCAGTTGTTCTTTAGCGCTTCATGCCGAGGAAAACGCAATTCTTTATGCGTCAAAAAATGGATCGAAAATAGAAGGTTGTACTTTATATACCACTTTATCGCCTTGTATTGCTTGCGCTAGGTTAATTTTATCATCCGGAATTAAATTGGTTTATTACTCAAAATCTTATGCTGCATACAAAGGTTTAGCAAGCGATGAAGGAGTAGATTTTTTGAGGAAATTTGGAGTTGAGGTTAAGTTAATGGAATCTTAA
- a CDS encoding MarC family protein, protein MTFDILKFNVSEILSTTMVLFAIIDILGAIPVVIELRRKAGHIESEKASLVATGLMILFLFLGESLLKVIGLDVESFAIAGSFVIFFIAMEMVLGLTIFKEEAPETVSIVPLAFPLIAGAGTMTTLLSLKTEYHTQNILVGIVLNMLFVYFVLKNTNRLEKLFGKSGLNILRKAFGVILLAIAIKLFRNNTGL, encoded by the coding sequence ATGACGTTCGATATACTAAAATTTAATGTTAGCGAGATTCTATCTACAACAATGGTTCTTTTTGCCATAATTGATATATTAGGTGCAATACCAGTAGTAATAGAATTAAGACGAAAAGCTGGACATATTGAATCAGAAAAGGCGTCATTAGTGGCAACAGGTCTAATGATATTGTTCCTTTTTTTGGGAGAATCCTTACTTAAAGTTATCGGTTTAGACGTTGAGTCTTTTGCTATCGCAGGCTCATTCGTAATCTTTTTTATTGCAATGGAAATGGTTTTAGGATTAACAATTTTTAAAGAAGAAGCCCCAGAGACAGTTTCAATTGTTCCGTTGGCATTTCCATTAATTGCAGGCGCAGGAACAATGACTACGTTATTATCATTAAAAACCGAATACCACACACAAAATATTTTAGTCGGTATTGTATTAAATATGCTATTTGTTTATTTTGTTTTGAAAAACACCAACCGACTTGAAAAACTTTTCGGAAAATCAGGATTAAATATTCTCCGCAAAGCATTTGGGGTGATATTATTGGCTATTGCTATTAAGCTTTTCAGAAACAATACAGGCTTATAA
- a CDS encoding LysE family translocator: MFEAILLGIGAGIISSFLTGPVFFAMIKTSIEKGFKAGFSLAIGVIISDVVLIGIVLFGSQFFDYKADFDKYVGILGGIFLFAVGIYYLVSKISIHYKTDALQKVSKRGYLIKGFFMCILTPSTLMFWIIVSGIISVKLNNMLNEKLVCFFIAMTTQLSIDAAKSYYSSKLRYKIKEDALRKLNKIAGVIIIIFAFWLIIKTYFKFYA; encoded by the coding sequence ATGTTTGAAGCCATATTATTAGGTATAGGGGCAGGGATTATTTCGTCGTTTTTAACAGGTCCGGTATTTTTTGCAATGATAAAAACCAGTATTGAGAAAGGCTTTAAAGCCGGCTTTTCTTTAGCTATTGGGGTAATTATTAGTGACGTTGTATTAATTGGTATAGTTCTTTTTGGTAGTCAGTTTTTCGATTATAAAGCAGACTTCGATAAATATGTTGGCATTCTTGGCGGCATATTTCTATTTGCCGTTGGCATTTATTATTTAGTTTCTAAAATTTCTATTCATTATAAAACCGATGCTTTGCAAAAAGTAAGTAAACGCGGTTATTTAATTAAAGGATTTTTCATGTGCATTCTTACACCTTCTACTTTAATGTTTTGGATTATTGTAAGCGGAATTATTTCTGTAAAATTAAATAATATGCTTAATGAAAAGTTAGTTTGCTTTTTTATTGCAATGACAACGCAACTTAGTATAGATGCTGCAAAAAGCTATTACTCTAGCAAATTACGTTACAAAATTAAAGAGGATGCGCTCAGGAAATTAAACAAAATTGCAGGTGTGATCATCATCATCTTCGCCTTTTGGTTAATTATCAAAACTTATTTTAAGTTTTATGCTTAA
- a CDS encoding RsmB/NOP family class I SAM-dependent RNA methyltransferase, which translates to MKVAHQVRAFEQVLSSYNGSLPLHRFLPIYFKQHKQMGSSDRRWATRHIYSFFRLGKALTSLSVIERLSIADFLCHDTLSLIVAEILPDLSEFITLPLENKVDLVKNKYPDFNLEKVYPFHSDLSESINKEQFFTSFFKQPDLFIRVSPSKLKEILSKLNDAGINCREISATTIALPNGTKLETILQDGSYQVQDLSSQYTGSFFQPNKWDKWWDCCAASGGKTLLLHSLEPVIDLLVTDLRESVLLNLDERFRLAGIKKYQKKELDLLKNNDQILHHYQFDGLILDAPCTGSGTWGRTPESLSYFEDWKINQFSTIQKGIVQNIVKYLKSGKPLIYITCSAFAAENEAVVKHIVDTMPLKLERMELIKGYENNADTMFVARLIKD; encoded by the coding sequence ATGAAAGTAGCGCATCAAGTAAGAGCCTTTGAGCAAGTTTTATCAAGTTACAATGGGAGCTTACCTTTGCATCGTTTTTTACCTATTTATTTTAAGCAGCATAAACAGATGGGTTCGTCCGATAGGAGGTGGGCTACAAGACATATTTATAGTTTTTTTCGTTTAGGTAAAGCATTAACATCTTTAAGCGTTATTGAGCGGTTAAGTATAGCAGATTTTCTCTGCCACGATACCCTAAGTTTAATTGTGGCCGAAATTTTACCCGATTTAAGCGAATTTATAACCTTGCCACTGGAAAATAAAGTTGATTTGGTTAAAAATAAATATCCAGATTTTAATTTGGAAAAGGTTTATCCATTTCATTCGGATTTATCGGAAAGTATAAATAAAGAACAGTTTTTTACTTCTTTTTTTAAACAACCTGATTTATTTATTAGGGTTTCTCCTTCAAAATTAAAAGAGATATTATCGAAGTTAAACGATGCAGGTATCAACTGCAGAGAGATTTCTGCTACAACTATAGCTTTACCGAATGGCACAAAATTAGAGACTATTTTACAAGATGGAAGCTACCAAGTGCAAGATTTATCCTCACAATATACCGGGAGTTTTTTTCAGCCTAATAAGTGGGATAAATGGTGGGATTGTTGTGCCGCATCTGGCGGAAAAACATTGCTTTTGCATAGTTTGGAGCCGGTAATTGATTTATTAGTTACTGATTTAAGAGAAAGTGTTTTATTAAATTTAGACGAACGTTTTCGTTTAGCAGGAATTAAAAAATATCAAAAAAAGGAATTGGATCTGCTTAAAAATAATGATCAAATTCTTCACCATTATCAGTTTGATGGACTTATTTTGGATGCTCCTTGTACAGGTTCGGGTACCTGGGGACGAACTCCTGAATCGCTTAGCTATTTTGAAGATTGGAAAATAAATCAATTTTCAACAATTCAAAAGGGAATAGTACAAAATATAGTTAAATATCTAAAATCCGGGAAGCCATTAATTTATATCACTTGTTCTGCTTTTGCTGCAGAAAACGAAGCTGTTGTAAAACACATAGTAGATACAATGCCTTTAAAGCTAGAAAGAATGGAACTAATTAAGGGTTATGAAAATAACGCCGACACTATGTTTGTCGCCAGGCTTATAAAAGATTAA
- a CDS encoding MFS transporter: MTKETTKNYGTALYTIITVFFFWGFVAASNGIFIPFCKTHFNLTQFESQLIDFTFYGGYFIGSLILYFASQASKVDILNKIGYKKGIIAGLIISAGGALLMIPAVHSGSFIFILLAFFVIALGFSLQQTAANPFVVALGSPESGSHRLNLAGGVNNFGGLMGPVIVSVVLFGTANDAVAKAVDISSINNLYYILAGLFLAVAVFFALSKLPDVTSNEKIEASNKPTGPLVIMIIGFLMVAAAGPLSKITGVASSLFVYSSLVIILGGLFFAYFSKKNNSSSWGAMQYPQLVLGMLAIFMYVGTEVTIQSNLGALLKLPDFGGLKDADIKPYISLYWGSMMIGRWTGAISAFNLTKVTKNILTVVVPFVAFGIILLVNHATGTDVGNLYIYAVCIAVMVVAFFIGQEKPAKTLAIFGTLGAIAVLIGLFTTGHVAIFAFVSGGLCCSIMWPSIFALAITGLGKYTSQGSSFLIMMILGGSIIPPIQGELADSSGIHNSYIIPVIGFAYLIFFAWKVSGELKKQGIDIENIAAEGGH, from the coding sequence ATGACAAAAGAAACAACAAAAAATTACGGTACAGCTTTATATACGATTATAACTGTATTCTTTTTTTGGGGATTTGTTGCCGCCTCAAATGGAATATTTATTCCTTTTTGTAAAACTCATTTCAACTTAACTCAGTTTGAATCACAGTTGATTGATTTTACATTCTACGGTGGTTATTTTATAGGATCTTTGATTTTATACTTTGCCTCACAAGCAAGTAAAGTAGATATTTTAAATAAAATTGGCTACAAAAAGGGAATTATAGCCGGTCTAATAATTTCAGCAGGTGGTGCTTTGTTGATGATTCCTGCAGTACATTCTGGGTCATTTATCTTTATATTACTTGCTTTTTTTGTTATTGCTTTGGGTTTTTCACTTCAACAAACTGCTGCTAATCCATTTGTTGTTGCTTTAGGCTCTCCAGAAAGTGGCTCACATCGTTTAAATCTTGCTGGTGGCGTTAACAACTTTGGTGGTTTAATGGGCCCGGTTATAGTAAGTGTTGTACTTTTTGGTACTGCTAATGATGCTGTCGCCAAAGCGGTGGATATCTCTTCAATCAATAATTTATATTATATTTTAGCAGGCTTATTTTTGGCAGTTGCTGTGTTCTTTGCCTTATCAAAATTACCGGATGTTACGAGTAATGAAAAAATTGAAGCCAGTAACAAACCAACAGGTCCTTTAGTAATTATGATTATTGGATTTTTGATGGTTGCTGCTGCCGGACCGCTTTCTAAAATTACAGGGGTCGCTTCTTCACTATTTGTTTATTCTTCTTTGGTTATTATACTTGGAGGATTATTTTTCGCCTATTTTTCAAAGAAAAACAATTCATCAAGTTGGGGCGCTATGCAATATCCTCAATTGGTATTGGGAATGCTTGCTATATTTATGTACGTTGGCACAGAAGTAACCATTCAAAGTAACTTAGGTGCATTATTGAAGCTACCAGACTTTGGTGGATTAAAAGATGCTGATATTAAACCTTACATTTCACTTTATTGGGGTAGTATGATGATTGGCCGTTGGACTGGGGCAATTAGTGCTTTTAATTTGACCAAGGTCACTAAAAATATTTTGACCGTTGTTGTGCCTTTCGTCGCATTCGGTATCATTTTGCTAGTTAATCATGCAACAGGAACAGATGTTGGCAATCTTTATATTTATGCCGTTTGTATTGCTGTAATGGTTGTCGCGTTTTTTATTGGTCAGGAAAAACCAGCTAAAACACTTGCTATTTTTGGAACTTTAGGCGCAATTGCTGTATTAATTGGACTATTTACAACTGGGCATGTTGCCATTTTTGCATTTGTAAGTGGCGGTTTGTGTTGTTCAATTATGTGGCCATCAATTTTTGCTTTAGCCATTACAGGTTTAGGGAAATATACATCTCAAGGTTCTTCATTTTTAATTATGATGATATTAGGCGGATCGATTATTCCACCAATACAAGGCGAATTAGCAGATAGCAGTGGCATACATAATTCTTACATTATTCCAGTAATTGGCTTTGCTTATCTAATTTTCTTTGCTTGGAAAGTAAGTGGCGAATTAAAGAAACAAGGAATTGATATTGAAAACATTGCTGCTGAAGGCGGACATTAA
- a CDS encoding ABC transporter substrate-binding protein has product MILKKEYWFLVLFIMIFAACSPKIRTVKTETTKPIEKEKPVEKKPIKKFSQAKISILIPFKLNEINLKTATKSEVEKYAMPIDFYQGLRLGIDSAAYSGLDFKVNVFDTQDDNAHISSLYKNENFKQSNLVIGPVFPEGLKFISEYAKENNVTIVSPLAASQPSDFNNPKLISIVNNIGLHANKIAAHIVKNYNPANTVVVIINPKKSEDELFAEPIKAYFAGKKFVVQEYASSFTFETKMIKGKEYVVIVTSADKAFVLPTIEKLYKIKNLPTAGYNINLYGHPNWVKQDYPTDKLQSLNTVISSSYKIDYKNSAVLTFIKKYRSKYGFEPGEYAFKGFDIGFYFGKLLSNHGEEYLDYITKDKYKGLHNNFSFIYDEKLGYINTSLMLLKYKNFALSVIE; this is encoded by the coding sequence ATGATATTAAAAAAGGAATATTGGTTTTTGGTTTTATTTATAATGATTTTTGCAGCTTGTTCGCCAAAAATTAGAACGGTTAAAACAGAAACCACTAAACCTATAGAGAAAGAAAAACCGGTAGAGAAGAAACCAATTAAGAAATTTTCTCAAGCAAAGATTTCTATCTTAATTCCCTTTAAATTAAACGAAATTAATTTAAAAACTGCAACAAAGTCTGAGGTTGAAAAATATGCTATGCCAATCGATTTTTATCAAGGCCTAAGGTTGGGTATAGATTCTGCCGCCTACAGCGGTTTAGATTTTAAGGTAAACGTATTTGATACTCAGGATGATAATGCCCATATCTCTTCGCTTTATAAAAATGAAAATTTTAAACAAAGTAATTTAGTAATAGGTCCTGTTTTTCCTGAAGGCTTAAAGTTTATCTCTGAATATGCAAAGGAGAACAATGTTACAATTGTATCACCATTGGCTGCGTCTCAACCTTCTGATTTCAATAACCCAAAATTAATTTCCATTGTTAATAATATTGGGTTACACGCAAATAAAATTGCGGCTCATATTGTTAAAAACTATAATCCAGCAAATACAGTTGTCGTTATTATCAATCCAAAAAAGTCTGAAGATGAACTTTTTGCCGAACCCATAAAAGCATATTTTGCTGGCAAAAAGTTTGTAGTTCAGGAATATGCTTCGTCATTTACCTTTGAGACTAAAATGATAAAGGGTAAAGAATATGTTGTAATCGTCACTTCTGCGGATAAAGCATTTGTTCTACCAACAATTGAAAAACTTTATAAAATCAAAAACCTTCCAACAGCCGGCTATAATATTAATTTATATGGTCATCCGAATTGGGTAAAACAAGATTATCCGACTGATAAATTACAAAGTTTAAATACAGTTATAAGTTCTTCCTATAAAATTGATTATAAGAATTCAGCAGTACTTACATTTATTAAAAAATACCGTTCAAAATATGGTTTTGAACCTGGAGAATATGCCTTTAAAGGTTTTGATATCGGTTTTTATTTTGGAAAACTTCTATCAAACCACGGTGAAGAATATTTAGACTATATCACAAAAGATAAATATAAAGGCCTTCATAATAACTTTTCATTTATATACGATGAAAAATTAGGCTATATTAACACCAGCTTAATGTTGTTGAAGTATAAAAACTTCGCTTTAAGCGTTATTGAGTAA
- a CDS encoding class II glutamine amidotransferase, which produces MSDQIKHECGIAFIRLLKPLSYYQQKYGTALYGLNKLYLLMEKQHNRGQDGAGIATIKLDMKPGSRYISRYRSMASNAVADIFEYVQNKFVDIQENTPELMQDTEWLKNNVSFIGEVLMGHLRYGTHGKNSIENCHPFLRQNNWMTRNLVIAGNFNMTNVDELLEQLYELGQHPKEKADTVTVLEKIGHFLDDENQELFDTYKKEGHDNISITHKIADNLNIANILRRSAKTWDGGYSICGMVGNGDSFIMRDPAGIRPAYYYYDDEIVVAASERPALQTAFNIQFKDVKEIDPGHALIIKKNGEVSMEQFSKPTERLSCSFERIYFSKGSDVEIYQERKQLGRLLCDQILKAVGHDLKNTVFSFIPNTAEVAFFGMVDGINQYVRNHQKDVLLNKKEELTDKELDELLSMTPRVEKLAVKDVKLRTFITQDADRGEMVAHIYDTTYGIIKNHQDTLVALDDSIVRGTTLKQSIIKIVDRLHPKKIIIVSSAPQIRYPDCYGIDMSRMGQFVAFDAAIQLLTERGLWQVIEDVYTKCKASLLLPKEEIINHVKEIYKPFTPEEISAKIAQIITPKGTVAEVEVIYQSLENLHSACPKNKGDWYFSGKYPTPGGNKVVNKAFVNWKEGNNQRAY; this is translated from the coding sequence ATGAGTGATCAGATAAAACACGAATGCGGAATCGCTTTTATTCGCCTGTTAAAACCACTTTCTTATTATCAGCAAAAGTACGGCACTGCGCTTTACGGCCTTAATAAACTATATCTTTTAATGGAAAAGCAACATAACCGAGGCCAAGATGGCGCAGGTATTGCAACCATTAAGTTAGATATGAAGCCTGGAAGCAGGTATATTAGCCGGTATCGAAGCATGGCGTCGAATGCTGTTGCAGATATTTTTGAATACGTTCAAAATAAATTTGTAGATATTCAAGAAAACACACCTGAATTAATGCAGGATACAGAATGGCTTAAAAACAACGTCAGCTTTATTGGCGAGGTGTTAATGGGCCATTTGCGTTATGGTACACATGGTAAAAATAGTATCGAAAACTGCCATCCTTTTTTAAGGCAAAATAACTGGATGACTCGTAATTTGGTAATTGCAGGTAATTTCAACATGACGAATGTTGATGAATTATTAGAGCAATTGTATGAGTTAGGACAACATCCAAAAGAGAAGGCTGATACTGTAACTGTTCTCGAAAAAATTGGTCACTTCCTGGATGATGAAAATCAAGAGCTTTTTGATACATACAAAAAAGAAGGGCACGACAATATTTCCATCACCCACAAAATCGCTGATAATTTAAATATCGCCAATATTTTGCGTCGTTCGGCCAAAACCTGGGATGGTGGTTATTCAATTTGTGGAATGGTTGGTAATGGCGATTCGTTTATAATGAGAGATCCGGCAGGTATTCGCCCTGCATATTATTATTATGATGATGAAATTGTTGTTGCAGCTTCAGAAAGACCAGCTTTACAAACTGCTTTTAATATTCAGTTTAAAGATGTAAAGGAAATAGATCCAGGTCATGCTTTAATCATCAAGAAAAATGGTGAAGTGAGCATGGAGCAGTTTAGTAAGCCAACTGAAAGATTATCGTGTTCTTTTGAACGTATTTATTTCTCTAAGGGAAGTGATGTTGAAATTTATCAAGAACGTAAACAATTAGGCCGTTTGCTTTGTGATCAAATATTAAAAGCCGTTGGACATGATTTAAAGAATACCGTATTTTCATTTATCCCAAATACTGCTGAAGTAGCATTTTTTGGAATGGTAGACGGGATAAATCAATACGTTCGGAATCATCAGAAAGATGTTCTTTTAAATAAAAAGGAAGAGTTGACTGATAAAGAATTGGATGAATTGCTTTCGATGACACCAAGAGTCGAAAAGCTTGCAGTTAAAGATGTGAAGCTGCGTACTTTCATTACTCAAGATGCAGATCGTGGAGAAATGGTAGCACATATTTACGATACTACTTATGGTATTATCAAAAATCATCAAGACACATTAGTTGCTTTAGATGATTCCATTGTTCGCGGTACTACACTTAAACAAAGTATTATCAAGATTGTAGATCGTCTTCACCCTAAAAAAATTATCATTGTTTCAAGTGCTCCACAAATCCGTTATCCTGATTGTTATGGTATAGATATGAGCAGAATGGGGCAGTTTGTGGCTTTTGATGCTGCTATTCAATTGCTAACAGAACGCGGATTATGGCAGGTAATTGAAGATGTTTATACGAAATGTAAAGCCTCTCTGTTATTGCCGAAAGAAGAAATTATTAATCACGTTAAAGAGATTTATAAGCCATTTACACCAGAAGAAATCTCTGCGAAAATTGCTCAAATTATAACACCAAAAGGAACGGTAGCAGAAGTTGAAGTGATTTATCAAAGCTTAGAAAATTTACATAGCGCTTGCCCTAAAAATAAAGGTGATTGGTATTTCTCAGGAAAATATCCAACGCCAGGAGGTAATAAAGTGGTAAATAAAGCCTTTGTTAATTGGAAAGAAGGAAATAATCAAAGGGCTTATTAG
- a CDS encoding amino acid permease: protein MGLFTKKPMHLLLEEAGESGKGLKRTLSAGALVALGVGAIIGAGLFVRTAAAAAQNAGPSVTIGFIIAAIGCALAGLCYAELSSSIPISGSAYTYTYATMGEFMAWIIGWDLVLEYAVGAATVGIAWSEYLNKLLVEVIHVAPIPYEWCHSPFQSHPDGTVNGIMNLPALFIVGVLSLLLIKGTSESAFVNGVIVITKVAIVILIIVLGWGFIHESNHHPYIPAATTYVDHAGVSHNFGGFWGVIGAAGTVFFAFIGFDAVSTAAQETKNPKTAMPIGILGSLAVCTVLYILFAHVLTGIAPVEFFRTKGGEASVVAAISEYMTGYGWLAKLVTVAILAGFSSVILVMLLGQSRVFYSMSKDGLLPKMFSELHPKFQTPYKANLVILVIVGLFAAFIPGDVVGDMTSIGTLFAFMLVCIAVIILRKTDPDLPRQFKTPWVPLIPILGVAACGLMILGLGWTNWLRLFGWLALGFIIYFGYSKKNSKLKDYK from the coding sequence ATGGGGTTATTTACTAAAAAACCAATGCATCTATTGCTTGAAGAAGCGGGAGAATCGGGTAAAGGTTTAAAACGTACTTTAAGTGCCGGTGCATTAGTTGCATTAGGTGTTGGAGCAATTATTGGCGCTGGACTTTTTGTTCGAACTGCTGCTGCTGCTGCTCAAAACGCAGGTCCATCGGTAACTATTGGATTTATTATTGCTGCGATAGGCTGTGCATTAGCGGGTTTATGTTATGCAGAATTATCATCATCTATTCCAATTTCAGGTAGTGCCTATACTTATACATATGCAACTATGGGCGAGTTTATGGCTTGGATTATTGGTTGGGATTTAGTTTTAGAGTATGCAGTTGGTGCTGCTACGGTTGGTATCGCCTGGAGCGAATATTTAAATAAGCTACTGGTCGAAGTGATACACGTTGCGCCCATACCGTACGAATGGTGCCACTCCCCTTTTCAATCTCATCCAGATGGTACTGTAAATGGAATAATGAATCTTCCTGCGTTATTTATAGTAGGTGTTTTAAGCTTGCTTTTAATTAAAGGTACTTCAGAATCAGCTTTCGTTAACGGTGTTATTGTGATCACAAAGGTTGCTATCGTAATTTTAATCATCGTTTTAGGTTGGGGATTCATTCACGAATCTAACCATCACCCATACATTCCAGCAGCTACTACATATGTAGATCATGCAGGTGTAAGCCATAATTTTGGTGGATTTTGGGGAGTTATAGGTGCAGCAGGAACGGTTTTCTTCGCTTTTATTGGTTTTGATGCAGTAAGTACAGCAGCACAGGAAACAAAAAATCCTAAAACAGCGATGCCAATCGGTATTTTAGGTTCGTTAGCCGTTTGTACAGTATTGTATATCTTATTTGCCCATGTATTAACTGGAATTGCTCCCGTAGAGTTTTTCAGAACTAAAGGTGGTGAAGCATCAGTTGTAGCTGCGATTAGCGAGTATATGACCGGTTACGGATGGTTAGCTAAATTGGTAACTGTAGCTATTTTAGCAGGTTTCTCTTCTGTAATTTTAGTAATGTTATTAGGTCAAAGTCGTGTATTTTATTCGATGAGTAAAGATGGTTTATTGCCAAAAATGTTTAGCGAATTGCATCCAAAATTTCAAACTCCATACAAAGCAAACCTTGTTATTCTGGTAATTGTAGGCTTATTTGCAGCATTTATTCCTGGTGATGTAGTTGGCGATATGACTAGTATTGGTACATTATTCGCCTTCATGCTGGTTTGTATAGCAGTAATTATTTTAAGAAAAACAGATCCAGATTTGCCTCGTCAGTTCAAAACGCCTTGGGTACCATTAATTCCTATTTTAGGCGTTGCTGCCTGCGGTTTAATGATCTTAGGCTTAGGGTGGACTAACTGGTTAAGATTGTTTGGATGGTTAGCTTTAGGTTTTATAATCTACTTTGGATACAGCAAAAAGAACTCAAAACTAAAGGATTATAAATAA